In a single window of the Chelonia mydas isolate rCheMyd1 chromosome 8, rCheMyd1.pri.v2, whole genome shotgun sequence genome:
- the POU4F3 gene encoding POU domain, class 4, transcription factor 3, producing MMAMNTKQPFTMHPALQEPKYSSLHSSSEAMRRVCLPAPQLQGNIFGSFDETLLARAEALAAVDIVSHGKSHPFKPDATYHTMSSVPCTSTSSTAPISHPSALTSHPHHSVHPGLDGDLLDHISPTLTVSGMGAPDHTVMSAQIHPHHLGAMGHLHQAMGMGHPHPVSAHNGMSCISDVESDPRELEAFAERFKQRRIKLGVTQADVGAALANLKIPGVGSLSQSTICRFESLTLSHNNMIALKPVLQAWLEEAEAAYREKNTKPDLFSGSERKRKRTSIAAPEKRSLEAYFAIQPRPSSEKIAAIAEKLDLKKNVVRVWFCNQRQKQKRMKYSAVH from the exons ATGATGGCCATGAACACCAAGCAGCCTTTCACTATGCACCCTGCCCTGCAGGAGCCCAAGTACTCCAGCTTGCATTCCAGTTCAGAGGCGATGCGCAGAGTTTGCCTTCCAGCCCCGCAG CTCCAGGGCAATATATTTGGAAGCTTTGATGAGACTCTGCTGGCCCGCGCTGAAGCTCTGGCGGCTGTGGATATTGTCTCCCACGGCAAGAGCCATCCGTTCAAGCCAGACGCGACCTACCATACCATGAGCAGTGTCCCATGCACGTCTACCTCCTCCACAGCGCCCATCTCGCATCCGTCGGCCCTGACCTCGCATCCCCACCACTCGGTGCACCCGGGGTTGGATGGAGACCTGCTGGACCACATCTCCCCAACGCTGACCGTGAGCGGCATGGGGGCCCCGGACCACACGGTGATGTCGGCTCAGATTCACCCGCACCACCTGGGCGCCATGGGGCACCTGCACCAAGCCATGGGCATGGGGCACCCGCACCCGGTCTCGGCTCACAACGGCATGTCCTGCATCAGCGACGTGGAGTCGGatcccagggagctggaggcttTCGCTGAGAGGTTCAAGCAGAGGCGGATCAAGCTGGGGGTGACCCAGGCAGATGTAGGGGCGGCTCTGGCCAACCTCAAGATCCCCGGCGTGGGCTCGCTCAGCCAAAGCACCATCTGCCGGTTCGAGTCTCTCACCCTGTCCCACAACAACATGATCGCCCTGAAACCCGTGCTCCAagcctggctggaggaggctgAGGCTGCCTACAGGGAGAAGAACACCAAGCCGGACCTGTTCAGTGGCAGCGAGAGGAAGCGCAAGCGGACCTCCATCGCCGCCCCGGAGAAGCgctccttggaagcctattttgCCATCCAGCCCAGACCCTCTTCGGAGAAGATCGCAGCCATAGCGGAGAAACTGGACCTGAAAAAGAACGTGGTGCGGGTTTGGTTCTGCAACCAGAGACAGAAACAGAAACGCATGAAGTACTCCGCCGTGCATTGA